In the Candidatus Alcyoniella australis genome, TGGGCACCGTGCGGCACCTATCGACAAGGACCGTTCACGACCTGCGCGCGGGGCGGATCGGCATGGCCGGATTGGGCGCACTGGTGCTGCCGGCGCGCCTGGCGTCGATCGTCGCGGGCACGCTGGCCGGCATGCCGTTGCGCACGCAGGCCCGCTGCGCAAGTAAACACGAGGATGATTGAGATCAATGCAGCCCGATATCACTCCCCAAAAGTTCGATGACTTCCTCGAGCGCCTCGGCACGCAAGAGCATGAGCGCCGGCTGAACTACTTTCGTTGGCTCGAATACCCGCTGGCCCTGTCGTTGCTCGATGCGCAGCCCGGCCAGGAGGTACTCGAGATCGGTGCCGGACACGTGGCCGCGACATCGCTCTACCTGGCCGACAAGGGCTGCCGAGTCATCGCCTCGGATCTCAAGAGCGCCGACGAGCAGGTATTGCACTACGTTGACTTGCTGCGCCAACGGCTGGGATTCCCTTCCGCGAACCTCTCGCTCAAGGCGGCCGACGCGCGGGAGCTGCCTTTTGAGAGCGGGCGCTTCGACCGTGTGCTCTGCGTTTCCACTCTGGAACATACGATCCCCTTCGAGGACTCGGTGATCGCCAAGGAGATCGGCCGCGTGCTGGCGCCCGGAGGCCTGGCGGTTATCACAGTGCCGTTCAACCACGGCGAGCACATCGAGTTCAACGACGCCCACGGCGAGGAGTATTTACAGCGGCACTACAACGAGTACAGCCTGCGCGAGCGGATACTGACGCCCACCGGCCTGCACATGGAGCGGGCGCTGATCTTCGGCGAGCATGATTTTCTCGACGGAGATAAGTGGCGCCAAATGCCTCGCGATGAACAGGTCGCGTTCTGTCGCCACAACCTCGAGCACTGGGAGCGCTACTGGAAGGTT is a window encoding:
- a CDS encoding methyltransferase domain-containing protein, yielding MQPDITPQKFDDFLERLGTQEHERRLNYFRWLEYPLALSLLDAQPGQEVLEIGAGHVAATSLYLADKGCRVIASDLKSADEQVLHYVDLLRQRLGFPSANLSLKAADARELPFESGRFDRVLCVSTLEHTIPFEDSVIAKEIGRVLAPGGLAVITVPFNHGEHIEFNDAHGEEYLQRHYNEYSLRERILTPTGLHMERALIFGEHDFLDGDKWRQMPRDEQVAFCRHNLEHWERYWKVYYELDQDDFHIDREQLADSVQQRAGLVALRLVKSPLSATLWSKYIYDPLKSFRENGRYVRPFDEGPVGARLLDIKVHNMYGTPLDAFKSGETLLISAKIEVRGRTGVVFRATFEDDLGNCVARVDLPLADPQGLNDLELTFGMLNLGAGTYDLTLGLWDRDKPSPLPPVPLDVHEPAVQLVVGNDKPGLSGPVYLPYSVRF